The following proteins are encoded in a genomic region of Thermococcus henrietii:
- the ilvC gene encoding ketol-acid reductoisomerase, which yields MVKVYYDDEVSMDVLKDKTVAVIGYGNQGEAQAKNMRDSGVHVILGLRPNGSSWKRAEKDGFEVYPIEEAVKKADVVHILIPDLVQPEVYRKQIEPYLREGQALGFSHGFNIHFKQIVPPEYVDVVMVAPKSPGRRVREVYLEGFGVPSLIAVYQDYTGKAKELALAMAKAIGSTRAGVIETTFKDETESDLIGEQLVLVGGLIELIKKGFEVLVELGYPPELAYFEACNEAKLIMDLIYEKGFTGMLRAVSDTAKYGGLTVGPKVIDEHVKENMRRYAERVRSGEFAREWIAKADNAREVLAELMKPIEEHEIERVGRFIRKMSGLEP from the coding sequence ATGGTGAAGGTGTACTACGACGATGAGGTAAGCATGGACGTTTTGAAGGACAAGACGGTTGCCGTCATAGGCTACGGCAACCAGGGAGAGGCGCAGGCGAAGAACATGAGGGATTCGGGGGTGCACGTGATCCTCGGCCTCAGGCCGAACGGGAGCTCGTGGAAGAGGGCCGAAAAGGACGGCTTCGAGGTCTATCCCATAGAGGAGGCCGTCAAGAAGGCCGACGTCGTGCACATTCTCATCCCGGATCTGGTTCAGCCCGAAGTTTACAGAAAGCAGATAGAGCCGTACCTCAGGGAGGGACAGGCCCTCGGGTTCTCACACGGCTTCAACATCCACTTCAAGCAGATAGTCCCGCCCGAGTACGTTGACGTCGTGATGGTGGCTCCCAAGAGCCCCGGGAGGCGCGTCAGAGAGGTCTACCTGGAGGGCTTCGGCGTTCCGTCCCTCATAGCGGTCTACCAGGACTACACGGGAAAGGCCAAAGAGCTGGCCCTCGCGATGGCCAAGGCCATAGGCTCGACTAGGGCGGGCGTCATAGAGACGACCTTCAAGGACGAGACCGAGAGCGACCTCATCGGGGAGCAGCTCGTCCTCGTCGGCGGCCTAATCGAGCTCATCAAGAAGGGCTTTGAGGTCCTTGTGGAGCTCGGCTACCCGCCGGAGCTGGCCTACTTCGAGGCCTGCAACGAGGCGAAGCTCATAATGGATCTCATCTACGAGAAGGGCTTCACGGGAATGCTGAGGGCCGTCTCCGACACGGCGAAGTACGGCGGGCTGACGGTCGGCCCGAAGGTGATAGACGAGCACGTCAAGGAGAACATGAGGCGCTACGCCGAGAGGGTCAGGAGCGGCGAATTCGCAAGGGAGTGGATAGCCAAGGCGGACAACGCCCGGGAGGTCCTTGCGGAGCTGATGAAGCCGATTGAGGAGCACGAGATTGAGAGGGTCGGACGGTTCATAAGGAAGATGTCGGGCCTCGAGCCCTGA
- the leuC gene encoding 3-isopropylmalate dehydratase large subunit encodes MGMTMAEKILAKHAGREEVKPGEIVMAKLDFMLGNDVTAPLAIKKFRELSDRVFDPERIAIVLDHFTPNKDIKAAEQCKFSREFAREQGIKWFFEGGNVGVEHCLLPELGLVLPGELIIGADSHTCTYGALGAFATGVGSTDLAVAMATGEAWFRVPETVKFVYTGEPGRWITGKDLILHTIGDIGVNGALYKAMEFSGEVIEGLSVEGRMTMANMAIEAGAKTGLIEPDKKTLDYVKERAQRDFEPVKGDEDAKYAKVIEYDVTELEPLAAFPHLPENTVPVSRASKMNIKIDQVFIGSCTNGRYEDLKMAAEVLEGQRVAEWVRLIVIPCSRSVYLRAMKEGLLEVFHEAGAVIGPPTCGPCLGGHMGILASGERAVSTSNRNFVGRMGHPESEVYLANPYVAAASAVLGRIASPEEVVK; translated from the coding sequence ATGGGAATGACTATGGCTGAAAAGATACTCGCCAAGCACGCCGGAAGGGAGGAGGTAAAGCCCGGGGAAATTGTCATGGCGAAGCTCGACTTCATGCTCGGGAACGACGTGACGGCGCCGCTCGCCATAAAGAAGTTCAGGGAGCTCTCCGACAGGGTCTTCGACCCGGAGAGGATAGCGATAGTGCTCGACCACTTCACCCCGAACAAGGACATAAAGGCCGCGGAGCAGTGCAAGTTCTCCCGTGAGTTCGCCAGGGAGCAGGGGATAAAGTGGTTCTTCGAGGGGGGAAACGTCGGCGTCGAGCACTGCCTCCTGCCGGAGCTCGGCCTCGTCCTCCCAGGGGAGCTGATAATCGGCGCCGATTCTCACACCTGCACCTACGGGGCGCTGGGCGCCTTCGCCACGGGAGTGGGGAGCACGGATCTGGCGGTTGCGATGGCCACCGGCGAGGCGTGGTTCCGCGTACCGGAGACGGTTAAGTTCGTCTACACGGGCGAGCCCGGCCGGTGGATCACGGGGAAGGACCTGATCCTCCACACGATAGGAGACATAGGTGTGAACGGGGCGCTCTACAAGGCCATGGAGTTCAGCGGAGAGGTCATCGAGGGGCTCTCCGTGGAGGGGAGGATGACGATGGCAAACATGGCGATTGAGGCCGGGGCGAAGACCGGCCTGATAGAGCCCGACAAAAAGACGCTCGACTACGTGAAGGAGCGCGCCCAGAGGGACTTCGAGCCGGTGAAGGGCGACGAGGACGCGAAGTACGCGAAGGTCATAGAGTACGACGTCACGGAGCTTGAGCCGCTGGCGGCATTTCCCCACCTGCCCGAGAACACCGTGCCGGTCAGCAGGGCCTCAAAGATGAACATCAAAATCGACCAGGTCTTCATAGGCTCGTGCACGAACGGCCGCTACGAGGATTTGAAGATGGCGGCTGAGGTCCTCGAGGGGCAGAGGGTGGCCGAGTGGGTCAGGCTCATCGTGATTCCGTGCTCGAGGAGCGTCTACCTCAGAGCGATGAAGGAGGGCCTCCTCGAGGTCTTCCACGAGGCCGGGGCTGTAATAGGGCCGCCGACCTGCGGGCCGTGCCTCGGCGGCCACATGGGGATCCTTGCGAGCGGGGAGAGGGCAGTCTCGACCTCCAACAGGAACTTCGTCGGCAGGATGGGGCACCCGGAGAGCGAGGTTTACCTGGCCAACCCCTACGTTGCCGCTGCCTCTGCCGTTCTCGGAAGGATAGCCTCTCCCGAGGAGGTGGTAAAATGA
- a CDS encoding 2-isopropylmalate synthase — protein sequence MKVDVFDTTLRDGEQTPGVSLTVEEKVEIAKQLARLNVDVIEAGFPVASPGEFEAVRRIAETVTGPVIAALARAVEGDIRKAGEALSNAERSRIHTFIATSPVHMKYKLRKSPEEVKKLAVKAVELASQLADEVEFSAEDATRSDPDFLVEVYEAVIDAGATVINVPDTVGYTTPEEFYGLIKHLKKNLSLRGVKISVHCHDDLGLAVANSLSAVRAGAEQVEVTVNGIGERAGNAALEEVVVALDTRRDFYKAETGINLSEIARTSRLVAHLTGIEVPPNKAVVGANAFAHESGIHQDGVLKERTTYEIIDPKRLGFSGSRIVLGKHSGRHAFREKLRELGYELSEEELDRAFARFKEIADRKKSLTELDIEALLYELEEPTYRVEMVHVTATKGLSTAAVKVLDGGERVEVSHSFNGPVDALFSAINRVLGIDARLVEYRVSSVGSGRDALGEVLVRVEKDGKVLVGRGLSTDILEASAQAYLNAVTR from the coding sequence ATGAAGGTGGACGTTTTCGACACGACGCTCAGGGACGGCGAGCAGACGCCGGGCGTGAGTTTGACCGTTGAGGAGAAGGTGGAGATAGCGAAGCAGCTCGCGAGGCTCAACGTCGATGTAATCGAGGCCGGCTTTCCGGTCGCGTCGCCGGGAGAGTTCGAGGCCGTCAGGAGGATAGCGGAGACCGTCACAGGCCCCGTCATAGCGGCCCTCGCGCGGGCCGTTGAGGGCGACATACGGAAGGCCGGCGAGGCACTCTCAAACGCGGAGCGCTCGAGGATTCACACCTTCATAGCGACCTCCCCGGTTCACATGAAGTACAAGCTCCGCAAGAGCCCGGAGGAGGTTAAGAAACTGGCCGTTAAAGCCGTGGAGCTGGCCTCCCAGCTCGCCGACGAGGTGGAGTTCTCGGCCGAAGACGCGACGAGGAGCGACCCGGACTTCCTCGTGGAGGTTTACGAGGCCGTCATAGATGCCGGTGCGACGGTGATAAACGTCCCCGACACGGTCGGCTACACCACCCCCGAGGAGTTCTACGGGCTGATAAAGCACCTCAAGAAGAACCTGAGCCTGAGGGGCGTCAAGATAAGCGTCCACTGCCACGACGACCTCGGTTTAGCGGTTGCAAACTCGCTCTCAGCGGTAAGGGCCGGGGCCGAGCAGGTGGAGGTGACCGTAAACGGGATAGGTGAGAGGGCCGGGAACGCCGCTCTGGAGGAGGTCGTGGTTGCCCTCGACACGAGGAGGGACTTTTACAAAGCGGAGACCGGGATAAACCTCTCCGAGATAGCGAGGACGAGCCGGCTCGTCGCCCACCTGACCGGGATAGAGGTGCCTCCGAACAAGGCGGTCGTCGGGGCCAACGCGTTCGCCCACGAGTCGGGAATCCATCAGGATGGCGTCCTCAAGGAGAGGACGACCTACGAGATAATAGACCCGAAGAGGCTCGGCTTCTCCGGCAGCAGGATAGTTTTGGGCAAGCACTCCGGCAGACACGCCTTCAGGGAGAAGCTGAGGGAGCTCGGCTACGAGCTGAGCGAGGAGGAGCTTGATCGGGCCTTCGCGAGGTTCAAGGAGATAGCCGACAGGAAGAAGAGCCTAACCGAGCTCGACATTGAGGCGCTGCTGTACGAGCTCGAGGAGCCAACGTACCGCGTCGAGATGGTGCACGTGACGGCCACCAAGGGCCTCTCAACGGCCGCTGTGAAGGTTCTCGACGGCGGGGAGCGGGTCGAGGTGTCACACTCCTTCAACGGGCCTGTCGATGCCCTCTTCTCGGCCATAAACCGCGTCCTTGGAATAGATGCCAGGCTCGTGGAGTACCGCGTTAGTTCGGTCGGCTCGGGGAGGGATGCGCTCGGGGAGGTCCTCGTCAGGGTCGAGAAGGACGGAAAGGTGCTCGTCGGGCGCGGCCTCAGCACGGACATCCTCGAGGCGAGCGCTCAGGCTTACCTCAACGCCGTAACGAGGTGA
- a CDS encoding 3-isopropylmalate dehydrogenase has translation MRIAVVPGDGIGKEVVAEGLKVLGKVEELFNVSFDFEEFPFGAEHYLKTGETLPDWAVEELGRFDAIYFGAIGDPRVKPGVLEHGILLRLRFSLDLYVNLRPVKLYHPRLTPLKGKERIDMVFVRENTEGLYAGSGGFLRKGTPNEVAVQEMINTRHGVERAIRFAFEYAVKTGRKKVTLVDKANVLTYAHDLWERVFAEVSREYADIETDHYYVDAMAMKMVRSPEVFEVVVTPNMFGDILTDLGAEIVGGLGLAASANVNPEGTGMFEPVHGSAPDIAGKGIANPLAAILTASLMLEHLGLGDAANAVEKAVEKVIAENRVTPDLGGNLSTSQVGDAVVEALEVVV, from the coding sequence ATGAGGATAGCGGTCGTTCCGGGCGACGGGATTGGAAAGGAGGTTGTCGCGGAGGGCCTCAAGGTCCTCGGGAAGGTCGAGGAGCTGTTCAACGTGTCGTTTGACTTCGAGGAGTTTCCCTTCGGCGCCGAGCACTACCTCAAAACCGGCGAGACGCTCCCGGACTGGGCGGTCGAGGAGCTCGGCAGGTTCGATGCCATCTACTTCGGCGCGATAGGCGACCCCCGCGTCAAACCCGGCGTCCTCGAGCACGGAATACTCCTGAGGCTCCGCTTCTCCCTCGACCTCTACGTGAACCTCAGGCCCGTGAAGCTCTACCACCCGAGGCTGACGCCGCTGAAGGGGAAGGAGAGGATAGACATGGTCTTCGTCAGGGAGAACACCGAGGGCCTCTACGCCGGCTCCGGCGGCTTCCTCAGGAAGGGGACGCCGAACGAAGTTGCCGTGCAGGAGATGATAAACACGCGCCACGGCGTCGAGAGGGCGATAAGGTTCGCCTTCGAGTACGCGGTGAAGACGGGCCGGAAGAAGGTCACGCTCGTGGACAAGGCCAACGTCCTCACGTACGCCCACGACCTCTGGGAGAGGGTCTTTGCGGAGGTCTCGAGGGAGTACGCTGACATCGAGACCGATCACTACTACGTCGATGCCATGGCGATGAAGATGGTCCGCTCCCCGGAGGTCTTTGAGGTAGTCGTCACACCAAACATGTTCGGGGACATCCTGACGGACCTCGGTGCGGAGATAGTCGGCGGACTCGGACTGGCCGCCTCGGCCAACGTCAACCCAGAGGGGACGGGAATGTTCGAGCCGGTTCATGGCTCGGCTCCCGACATAGCCGGGAAGGGGATAGCCAACCCGCTCGCGGCGATCCTAACGGCATCGCTGATGCTCGAGCACCTCGGCCTGGGGGATGCCGCGAACGCAGTAGAGAAGGCCGTTGAGAAAGTCATAGCGGAGAACAGGGTAACGCCGGACCTCGGTGGAAACCTGAGCACCTCCCAGGTGGGTGATGCCGTCGTGGAGGCCCTCGAGGTGGTTGTATGA
- the leuD gene encoding 3-isopropylmalate dehydratase small subunit, producing MKVRGRAWKYGDHVDTDVIIPARYLNTSEPAELAKHVLEDLDPEFRFRMKPGDMIVAGENFGSGSSREHAPLAIKAAGVSCVIAKSFARIFYRNAINIGLPILEAPEAVDAIETGDELEVDFSTGEIRNLTKNEVYRANPFPDFVMEIISAGGLVEYTKRRLAK from the coding sequence ATGAAGGTTCGCGGGAGGGCGTGGAAGTACGGCGACCACGTCGACACGGACGTCATAATCCCTGCGCGCTACCTCAACACGTCCGAGCCGGCCGAGCTGGCGAAGCACGTTCTCGAGGACCTCGACCCCGAGTTCAGGTTCAGGATGAAGCCGGGGGACATGATAGTTGCCGGGGAGAACTTCGGCTCCGGGAGCTCGAGGGAGCACGCCCCGCTCGCCATAAAGGCGGCTGGTGTTTCCTGCGTGATAGCGAAGAGCTTCGCGCGCATCTTCTACCGCAACGCCATCAACATCGGCCTGCCGATACTCGAGGCGCCCGAGGCAGTTGATGCGATAGAGACCGGCGACGAGCTCGAGGTGGACTTCTCGACCGGCGAGATAAGGAACCTGACGAAGAACGAGGTCTACCGCGCGAACCCGTTCCCGGACTTCGTGATGGAGATAATAAGCGCGGGCGGCCTCGTGGAGTACACGAAGAGGAGGCTTGCGAAATGA
- the ilvB gene encoding biosynthetic-type acetolactate synthase large subunit encodes MRGAKALVRALEREGVRNTFGIIGGSIMPVFDEFLDSGLRHITMRHEQGAAHAADGYARVSGRPGVAITTSGPGATNLVTGIATAYMDSSPIVAITGQVPTYMVGKMAFQETDIIGVTKSITKWNYQIRKPDEVPRAVKMAFRIATLPRTGPVLLDFPKDAQTGEAEMDFDVDVEQLITPFRPPKLDACPEEVKKAVDMILSAERPVFIVGGGVVASGAGDEVLAIAEYLLIPIMATFMGKGAVPENHPLYVGNLGMHGKVAANKLLPETDLIIAVGMRWSDRTVSEFENFAPEAKIIHIDIDPKEVGKNVKVDLGIIGDAKRVLASIRREIMRRVQKREDWPWLRKVREFKERYREEIPEIDGNYLRPPEILRELRKLLPADAIVATEVGQNQMWVALYFPILKPRTFVTSGGLGTMGFGFPAAIGAKVAKPDRVVIDIAGDGSFMMSERELATAVSEKIPVIVLILNNSSLGMVAQWQRMFFRRRYVGTYIRNPDFDKLARVYGANGFRAETMDELIKAVREGMSSDVPTVIDVPIHPEDDVLPMVPPGEHITKVVTRY; translated from the coding sequence ATGCGCGGTGCAAAGGCCCTCGTGAGGGCTCTGGAAAGGGAGGGTGTGAGGAACACCTTCGGCATAATCGGGGGAAGCATAATGCCAGTCTTCGACGAGTTCCTTGACAGCGGACTAAGGCACATAACGATGCGCCACGAGCAGGGGGCGGCGCACGCGGCGGACGGCTACGCGAGGGTTTCCGGCAGGCCCGGTGTCGCCATAACGACTTCCGGGCCCGGCGCGACCAACCTCGTGACCGGAATAGCGACGGCCTACATGGACTCCTCCCCGATAGTTGCCATAACCGGGCAGGTGCCGACGTACATGGTGGGCAAGATGGCCTTCCAGGAGACCGACATCATAGGCGTCACGAAGTCGATAACCAAGTGGAACTACCAGATACGGAAGCCGGATGAGGTTCCCAGGGCCGTTAAGATGGCCTTCAGGATAGCGACTCTGCCGAGGACGGGGCCGGTTCTGCTGGACTTCCCCAAGGACGCCCAGACCGGTGAGGCGGAGATGGACTTTGACGTTGACGTTGAGCAGCTCATCACTCCCTTCCGCCCACCGAAGCTCGATGCCTGTCCTGAGGAGGTTAAGAAGGCCGTCGACATGATCCTCTCCGCTGAGAGACCGGTCTTCATAGTCGGCGGAGGTGTCGTTGCCAGCGGTGCCGGCGATGAGGTTCTCGCGATAGCGGAGTACCTGCTTATTCCAATAATGGCGACGTTCATGGGCAAGGGTGCTGTTCCGGAGAACCACCCGCTCTACGTCGGCAACCTGGGGATGCACGGTAAGGTTGCCGCCAACAAGCTTCTGCCCGAGACGGATCTCATAATAGCGGTTGGAATGCGCTGGAGCGACAGGACGGTGAGCGAGTTCGAGAACTTTGCGCCCGAGGCCAAGATAATCCACATCGACATAGACCCGAAGGAGGTTGGAAAGAACGTCAAGGTTGACCTCGGGATAATCGGTGATGCGAAGCGGGTTCTGGCTTCAATAAGGCGTGAGATAATGAGACGCGTTCAGAAAAGAGAGGACTGGCCGTGGCTTAGGAAGGTCAGGGAGTTCAAGGAGCGCTACCGGGAGGAGATCCCGGAGATCGATGGAAACTACCTCAGGCCCCCGGAGATACTGAGGGAGCTCAGGAAGCTCCTGCCAGCTGATGCGATAGTTGCAACCGAGGTCGGCCAGAACCAGATGTGGGTTGCCCTCTACTTCCCGATACTGAAGCCCCGGACGTTCGTTACGTCGGGCGGGCTGGGAACGATGGGCTTCGGCTTCCCGGCGGCTATAGGGGCCAAGGTCGCGAAGCCCGACAGGGTGGTCATCGACATAGCCGGCGACGGGAGCTTCATGATGTCCGAGAGGGAACTGGCCACGGCCGTGAGCGAGAAGATACCCGTGATAGTTCTCATCCTCAACAACTCCTCCCTCGGCATGGTGGCCCAGTGGCAGAGGATGTTCTTCAGGAGGCGCTACGTCGGGACGTACATACGGAACCCTGACTTCGACAAACTGGCAAGGGTCTACGGGGCCAACGGCTTCCGCGCCGAGACGATGGACGAGCTGATCAAAGCCGTGAGGGAGGGCATGAGCTCGGACGTCCCGACTGTGATCGACGTTCCTATCCACCCGGAGGACGACGTTCTGCCGATGGTTCCGCCGGGGGAGCACATAACGAAGGTCGTAACGAGGTATTGA